The Streptomyces sp. NBC_01689 genome includes a window with the following:
- a CDS encoding IS3 family transposase (programmed frameshift) — protein MAMKDYSDEFKADAVALYESTPGATYKSIAADLGINRATLREWVLRDRERRGVTATAAKPAVQPGAAVPSDAPDERIRQLEARVAELEASERKLATERDILRKAAKYFAGGDELVISRFQFVDDHRDTYEVKRLCHVLDVNRSSYYKWLAGAEARAARQHKDRILAEEIREIHGESGGAYGSPRVTAELREKGRRVNEKRVAQIMRTFSITGIRLRRRVRTTVPDPAASPVADLFQRDFTAADPGRKYMGDITYLPLAGGEFLYLATVLDCFSRKVVGWSIADHMRTGLVADALRMAASTRGRLDGAVFHSDHGAQYGSRAFAGLCDQLGVTRSMGAVGTSADNAACESFHASLKRETLQGAHDYGDAATCRRTVFAWLTRYNTRRRHSANGHLSPNEYEHRHHTAKLTLAA, from the exons ATGGCGATGAAGGACTACTCAGACGAGTTCAAGGCCGATGCCGTGGCCCTGTACGAGTCCACACCCGGGGCCACCTACAAGAGCATCGCTGCCGACCTGGGCATCAACCGGGCCACCCTGCGCGAGTGGGTGCTGCGGGACCGCGAACGCCGCGGTGTCACCGCCACGGCTGCAAAGCCGGCCGTCCAACCGGGGGCGGCGGTGCCCTCCGACGCTCCGGACGAGCGGATCCGGCAGTTGGAGGCCCGGGTGGCCGAGCTCGAGGCGAGTGAGCGGAAGCTCGCGACCGAGCGGGACATCCTCCGCAAGGCGGCCAAGTATTTCGCCGGAG GAGACGAACTGGTGATCAGCCGCTTCCAGTTCGTCGACGACCACCGGGACACCTACGAGGTGAAGCGGCTCTGCCACGTCCTGGACGTGAACCGGTCCAGCTACTACAAGTGGCTCGCCGGCGCCGAGGCCCGGGCCGCCCGGCAGCACAAGGACCGGATCCTGGCCGAGGAGATCCGCGAGATCCACGGCGAGTCCGGCGGCGCCTACGGCTCCCCGCGAGTGACCGCCGAGCTCCGCGAGAAAGGACGGCGGGTCAACGAAAAGCGGGTCGCCCAGATCATGCGGACGTTCTCGATCACCGGCATCCGCCTGCGCAGACGCGTGCGCACCACTGTCCCGGACCCGGCAGCCTCACCGGTTGCGGACCTCTTCCAGCGGGACTTCACCGCCGCCGATCCGGGACGGAAGTACATGGGCGACATCACGTATCTCCCGCTCGCCGGCGGGGAGTTCCTCTATCTCGCGACCGTACTGGACTGCTTCAGCCGCAAGGTCGTCGGCTGGTCCATCGCCGACCACATGCGCACCGGCCTGGTCGCCGACGCGCTACGGATGGCAGCCTCGACCCGCGGCCGCCTCGACGGCGCCGTGTTCCATTCCGACCACGGGGCCCAATACGGATCCCGGGCCTTCGCCGGCCTCTGCGACCAGCTCGGGGTCACCCGCTCGATGGGCGCGGTCGGCACCAGCGCCGACAACGCGGCCTGCGAAAGCTTCCACGCCTCCCTGAAACGCGAGACCCTCCAGGGCGCCCACGACTATGGTGACGCCGCCACCTGCCGCCGGACCGTCTTCGCCTGGCTGACCCGCTACAACACCCGCCGCCGGCACTCCGCCAACGGCCACCTCAGCCCCAACGAATACGAACACCGACACCACACCGCTAAGCTCACGCTCGCCGCGTGA
- a CDS encoding amidase, which yields MATALIHSDATELAELIRTRKVSSVEVVQAHLDRIEATNPRVNAIVTLADGALDAAKDADADLAAGVPVGPLHGVPFTVKDGFDTAGVLTQRGSPVFAGRIPSTDATAVARLKRAGAILLAKTNLPEFSYWVESDNLLTGRTNNPWDLNRSSGGSSGGESAAIAAGMSPLGLGSDLSISVRGPAADTGIAALKPTHGRIPMTGFWPRAPRRDWHAGPMARTVRDVALAYSLVAGPDGIDGFSVLPPEYDTGPGVSPDRSVRVGWLVDSGLGPVDPEVAATVRNAADALRGSGFGVESVDIPALERDNPLDLFSRQHIMEMKPAVQEITAGHEDEMFTYSKTLLATPDRSVEDYVLAEQGVERLRDGFAEYFHEHDVLLLPVTTIPAHEHALGEFVLDGQTVGPFHVSSTTVPFSLTGLPALSMRFGTTSDGMPIGVQLVGAWYAESTILHIASLLETLSPVRNQHPAL from the coding sequence ATGGCGACCGCCCTCATCCACTCCGACGCGACCGAACTCGCCGAGCTGATCCGCACGAGGAAGGTCTCCTCCGTCGAGGTGGTCCAGGCGCACCTCGACCGGATCGAGGCGACCAATCCTCGCGTGAACGCGATCGTGACGCTCGCCGACGGTGCGCTCGACGCTGCAAAGGATGCGGACGCGGACCTCGCGGCAGGTGTACCGGTGGGTCCGCTCCATGGCGTGCCCTTCACCGTCAAGGACGGCTTCGACACCGCAGGCGTGCTCACCCAGCGCGGTTCGCCGGTCTTCGCGGGGCGTATCCCCAGCACGGACGCCACCGCCGTGGCGCGCTTGAAGCGGGCGGGCGCGATCCTGCTGGCGAAGACGAATCTCCCGGAGTTCTCGTACTGGGTCGAGTCCGACAACCTCCTGACGGGCAGGACGAACAATCCCTGGGACCTCAACCGCTCGTCCGGAGGTTCGAGCGGCGGGGAGTCCGCGGCCATCGCCGCCGGGATGTCGCCGCTCGGTCTCGGCAGCGACCTGTCCATCTCGGTGCGCGGGCCCGCTGCCGACACCGGTATCGCAGCGCTCAAGCCGACGCACGGGCGCATCCCGATGACGGGATTCTGGCCGCGGGCACCGCGCCGTGACTGGCACGCCGGCCCCATGGCCCGCACCGTCCGCGATGTGGCGCTGGCGTATTCGCTGGTGGCGGGCCCTGACGGTATCGACGGGTTCTCCGTGCTCCCGCCCGAGTACGACACCGGGCCGGGCGTTTCACCGGACCGGAGCGTCCGTGTCGGCTGGCTGGTCGATTCCGGGCTCGGCCCGGTCGACCCGGAGGTCGCGGCCACCGTGCGGAACGCGGCCGACGCATTGCGGGGGTCGGGATTCGGGGTCGAGTCCGTCGACATCCCGGCTCTCGAACGGGACAACCCCCTCGACCTCTTCTCCCGGCAGCACATCATGGAGATGAAGCCGGCCGTCCAGGAGATCACCGCAGGTCACGAGGACGAGATGTTCACCTACTCCAAGACCCTGCTCGCCACACCCGACAGGTCCGTGGAGGACTACGTCCTGGCCGAGCAGGGTGTCGAGCGGCTCCGGGACGGCTTCGCGGAGTACTTCCACGAGCACGACGTCCTGCTGCTTCCCGTCACGACGATCCCCGCACACGAGCACGCGCTCGGAGAGTTCGTCCTCGATGGCCAGACGGTCGGCCCCTTCCACGTCAGTTCGACGACCGTCCCGTTCAGCCTGACCGGACTTCCGGCCCTGTCCATGCGGTTCGGCACGACCAGCGACGGCATGCCCATCGGCGTGCAACTGGTCGGCGCCTGGTACGCCGAGTCGACCATCCTGCACATCGCCTCACTGCTGGAGACACTCAGCCCGGTCCGAAACCAGCACCCCGCCCTCTGA
- a CDS encoding class I SAM-dependent methyltransferase yields the protein MQDIVVDPVAHNRAAWDKYVQEGNEWSTPVSSEEVERARAGDWSIVLIGREPVDRSWLPTDLTGKDVLCLASGGGQQGPILAAAGARVTVFDNSPRQLGQDQMVAARDGLELRTVLGDMRDLSAFGDATFDVVFHPVSNLFVPDVAPVWRECFRVLRPGGTLLAGFLNPDAYLFDHEALDERGELIVVHKLPYSDVTQYSAEERATKFGADAALEYSHTLTDQIGGQLAAGFVLTGFAEAPHQSNASAPYMSNYFATRAVKPG from the coding sequence GTGCAGGACATTGTTGTCGACCCGGTCGCCCACAATCGGGCAGCCTGGGACAAGTATGTCCAAGAGGGCAACGAGTGGTCGACGCCGGTGAGTTCCGAGGAGGTCGAGCGCGCTCGCGCGGGCGACTGGTCGATCGTTCTCATCGGGCGTGAGCCGGTCGACCGCTCCTGGCTGCCGACGGACCTGACCGGCAAGGACGTGTTGTGCCTCGCCTCCGGCGGTGGCCAGCAGGGTCCGATCCTCGCCGCCGCGGGCGCGCGGGTCACCGTATTCGACAACTCACCCCGCCAACTCGGCCAGGACCAGATGGTGGCGGCGCGTGACGGACTCGAACTCCGCACCGTCCTGGGCGACATGCGCGACCTCAGCGCCTTCGGCGACGCAACGTTCGACGTCGTGTTCCATCCGGTCTCCAACTTGTTCGTACCGGACGTGGCACCGGTGTGGCGTGAGTGCTTCCGCGTCCTGCGACCCGGCGGAACTCTGCTCGCGGGCTTCCTCAACCCTGATGCGTACTTGTTCGACCACGAGGCGCTCGACGAGCGCGGCGAGCTGATCGTCGTGCACAAGCTGCCCTACAGCGATGTCACGCAGTACTCCGCCGAAGAACGCGCCACGAAGTTCGGTGCGGATGCCGCTCTGGAATACAGCCACACCCTCACCGACCAGATCGGCGGGCAACTCGCCGCGGGTTTCGTCCTCACCGGCTTCGCGGAAGCGCCGCACCAGTCCAACGCGTCCGCTCCCTACATGTCGAACTACTTTGCGACGCGGGCGGTCAAGCCGGGCTGA
- a CDS encoding histone-like nucleoid-structuring protein Lsr2, with protein MVQKTITVYTDDLTGKEHPEISTHEFSLNGVKYEIDLSPDSYDELADALARFIQAGRKTGRTKVSKGRRADADGPSAVEMRTWARSNGYEVNDRGRVPANVREAFEQAN; from the coding sequence ATGGTTCAGAAGACAATTACGGTCTACACCGACGACCTCACGGGTAAAGAGCACCCGGAGATCTCCACTCACGAGTTTTCACTGAATGGTGTAAAGTACGAAATCGATCTGTCACCGGACAGTTACGACGAGCTCGCCGATGCCCTTGCCCGCTTCATTCAGGCAGGCCGGAAGACCGGTCGCACGAAGGTGAGCAAAGGCCGCAGGGCCGACGCCGACGGCCCCAGCGCCGTTGAGATGCGCACCTGGGCGCGGAGCAACGGGTACGAGGTCAACGACCGCGGACGGGTCCCGGCCAACGTCCGTGAGGCCTTTGAACAGGCCAATTGA
- a CDS encoding phosphotransferase family protein, whose translation MDEVEVVVAHSERATLRVGDVFLKVDADQSRIDVEVEVMSLAPVPTPEVLWRKPPVLALAAVPGTTLGRLGGPSTGSPAAWAAAGAAIRKLHDAPLPARVGGAGRDIVALTAELDDECERLVANGVLPVDLVTRNRQVAEAALRTWIPAFTHGDLQIAHVFVDGGEVTGIIDWSEAGQGDALYDLATFTLGHEEHLDDVIAGYGTDVDLDVIQAWWSLRSLLIVRWLTEHGFDPFAPGCEVDVLRSRM comes from the coding sequence ATGGACGAGGTCGAGGTCGTGGTCGCCCATTCCGAGCGCGCCACGTTGCGGGTCGGCGACGTGTTCCTGAAGGTGGACGCCGATCAGTCGCGCATCGACGTCGAGGTCGAGGTGATGTCCCTCGCGCCGGTCCCGACCCCGGAGGTGCTGTGGCGCAAGCCGCCCGTGCTCGCGCTCGCCGCGGTCCCGGGGACGACGCTCGGGCGCCTCGGCGGACCGTCGACCGGGTCGCCGGCGGCATGGGCCGCGGCGGGCGCCGCCATCCGCAAGCTGCACGACGCGCCGCTGCCGGCCCGGGTCGGCGGGGCCGGGCGGGACATCGTCGCGCTGACGGCGGAACTCGACGACGAGTGCGAGCGCCTCGTGGCGAACGGTGTCCTGCCCGTCGACCTGGTCACCCGCAACCGCCAGGTCGCCGAAGCCGCGCTCCGGACGTGGATTCCCGCGTTCACGCACGGCGACCTGCAGATCGCGCACGTCTTCGTCGACGGCGGTGAGGTCACCGGCATCATCGACTGGTCCGAGGCGGGCCAGGGCGACGCCCTGTACGACCTCGCCACCTTCACCCTCGGGCACGAGGAGCACCTCGACGACGTCATCGCCGGTTATGGCACCGACGTCGACCTCGACGTGATCCAGGCGTGGTGGTCGTTGCGAAGCCTTCTGATTGTTCGCTGGCTGACGGAGCACGGCTTCGACCCCTTCGCGCCGGGCTGTGAGGTCGACGTGCTGAGGTCCCGGATGTGA